In Actinomycetota bacterium, the following proteins share a genomic window:
- a CDS encoding transposase, whose translation MQPATSEDTATSEDTATSEAGQAPAGSGSAAREDASAGSAGDSGIGVGDRAGGGGGGGIADAARAALRWYGDSAYGTGDLRDAIERSGDQAVIKPKPVAPAVAGGFTVDDFTVDEGAGVVTCPAGQTRPLSPRRSVTFGALCRECPLRARCTTSKTGRTLVLHEHDDLLRAARADWTTDPALREDYRHHRPNIERVVSQVASQGGQRVKLRYRGTINNHAWLKRRTAALNLRNLIGRGLTRIDRTWVLAI comes from the coding sequence ATGCAACCCGCGACCAGCGAGGACACCGCGACCAGCGAGGACACCGCGACCAGCGAGGCCGGGCAGGCCCCGGCGGGGAGTGGAAGCGCCGCACGCGAGGACGCGTCGGCGGGTTCGGCTGGGGACTCGGGTATCGGCGTCGGCGATCGGGCCGGGGGCGGGGGCGGGGGCGGGATCGCGGACGCGGCCCGCGCGGCGTTGCGCTGGTACGGCGACTCGGCCTATGGCACCGGTGATCTGCGGGATGCGATTGAGCGGTCCGGGGACCAGGCCGTGATCAAGCCCAAGCCGGTGGCGCCCGCGGTCGCGGGCGGGTTCACCGTGGACGACTTCACCGTCGACGAGGGCGCCGGCGTCGTGACCTGCCCGGCCGGGCAGACCCGCCCGCTGTCGCCGCGCCGGTCGGTGACCTTCGGAGCGCTGTGCCGGGAGTGCCCGCTGCGCGCCCGGTGCACCACCTCGAAGACCGGTCGCACCCTGGTCCTGCACGAACACGACGACCTGCTGCGCGCCGCCCGAGCCGACTGGACAACCGACCCCGCGCTGCGCGAGGACTACCGCCACCACCGGCCGAATATCGAGCGGGTCGTCTCCCAGGTCGCGAGCCAGGGCGGGCAGCGGGTCAAGCTGCGCTACCGCGGCACCATCAACAACCACGCCTGGCTCAAGCGGCGCACCGCGGCGCTGAACCTGCGCAACCTGATCGGTCGTGGCCTTACCCGCATCGACCGAACCTGGGTCCTGGCCATCTGA